A region from the Triplophysa rosa linkage group LG4, Trosa_1v2, whole genome shotgun sequence genome encodes:
- the LOC130552612 gene encoding uncharacterized protein LOC130552612 — protein sequence MSGREEEILSGPPPGVGTPLRLGPRPLGVYTPISGASSRPGALLEEKAHGVARSGTCFPFLKRDWKITSPPSTLEVYVAATAAHHDPVAGKPLGQHNLVIRFLRGHEKATDSSALRTLLRPRWRASRGPPFDPLGAAALSHLTIKTALLMALTSKRVGDLQAPSMSTDCLELWPGVSHVILRPRSGYVPKVPTTTPRDQVVNLQALPTGEEDPTRSVLCPVRALRLYLDRTQSFRSSEQLLSVLEISRRGGLSPNRGDALDRGCRRYGIPISSSPLPIRSEAHSSWALAQGTSLADICRAAGWATPNTFARF from the coding sequence atgtctggacgggaagaggagatcctgagtggcccaccccctggggttgggacaccactcagactagggcctcggccactaggcgtctatacgcccataagtggtgcatcttctcgtcctggtgctcttctcgaagagaaggcccacggagttgctcgatcgggaacgtgctttcccttcctcaagagagactggaaaataacctctcccccctccacactggaagtgtatgtagccgctacggccgctcatcacgacccagttgctgggaagcctctgggacagcacaacctggtcattaggttcctaagggggcacgagaaggctaccgactcatccgcgctccgtaccctcttgcgacctaggtggcgggcctcaagaggcccccctttcgatcccctcggagctgccgctctttctcacctcacgataaagacggctctcctgatggcgctcacctccaagagggtaggggacctacaagcaccctccatgtccacagattgcctagaactctggcccggtgtttctcacgttatcctgagaccccggtccggctacgtgcccaaagttcccaccactacccctagagaccaggtggtgaacctgcaggcgctccccaccggggaggaagacccaacccgatccgtgttgtgtccagtacgcgcactgcgcctctacttggaccgcacgcagagcttcagaagctctgagcagctcttgtctgttctggagatcagcagaaggggagggctgtctccaaacagaggtgacgcactggatcgtggatgccgtcgctacggcataccgatctcaagttcgcccctgcccattaggagtgaggcacactcctcatgggcactggctcagggcacctctctggcagacatctgcagagctgcaggttgggctacgcccaacaccttcgcgaggttctaa